Part of the Methanosarcinales archaeon genome, ATATCTGAAAAGATTATTGGGGCGGCGATTCAGGTACACAGCACTCTTGGACCGGGATTGCTGGAGGGCGCATATGAGGCTTGTTTAAAGTATGAATTGGAAAAACAGG contains:
- a CDS encoding GxxExxY protein; translation: MQLNKISEKIIGAAIQVHSTLGPGLLEGAYEACLKYELEKQ